The following are encoded together in the Bradyrhizobium algeriense genome:
- a CDS encoding LysR family transcriptional regulator, translated as MRFSLRALRYVVETADAGSVTEAAKRLNVSQPSISAALSQIEAELGIQIFIRHLAKGVTLSPAGQRLVNDARLLLNHARDFAQSAQSLGSTLHGEIVVGSFLTLATRFMPGLLSGFRERQPGISVKLEEGDQQEIIDALISGRTELALSYSFAVPDEIVGEKFCELPPYILLSADHPLATRSSISLTEMRDEPFILLDLPHSRDYFSSLFTASGIEPRISFRTRSSEMIRGLIGHRQGYSIHNAVPRTTIGYDGSRVAVVPITEQLPPTHVMALRLKRHALRPAVQTFADYAREAFAVGGQFAPGSIAPAGIDAA; from the coding sequence ATGAGGTTCTCGCTCCGGGCGTTGCGTTACGTGGTTGAGACGGCCGACGCGGGCAGCGTGACGGAGGCGGCCAAGCGGCTGAATGTCTCCCAGCCCTCGATCTCGGCCGCGCTCAGCCAGATAGAGGCAGAACTTGGTATCCAGATCTTCATCCGCCATCTCGCCAAAGGCGTGACGCTGTCCCCGGCCGGCCAGCGGCTGGTGAATGACGCGAGACTGCTGCTCAACCATGCCCGCGATTTCGCCCAAAGCGCCCAGTCGCTCGGCAGCACCTTGCACGGCGAGATCGTGGTTGGCAGCTTCCTGACGCTTGCCACGCGCTTCATGCCGGGGCTGCTGTCAGGCTTTCGCGAGCGCCAACCGGGCATCTCAGTAAAACTGGAAGAAGGCGACCAGCAGGAGATCATCGACGCCTTGATTTCCGGGCGCACGGAACTGGCACTGTCCTATTCCTTTGCCGTCCCTGACGAGATCGTCGGTGAAAAGTTCTGCGAACTGCCGCCCTATATCTTGCTGTCGGCCGATCATCCTTTGGCGACCCGGTCTTCGATCAGCCTGACCGAAATGCGCGACGAACCATTCATCCTGCTGGATTTGCCGCATTCGCGCGATTACTTCTCCAGCCTTTTCACGGCATCCGGCATCGAGCCGCGCATCTCGTTCCGCACCCGGTCATCCGAAATGATCCGCGGGCTGATCGGGCATAGGCAGGGATACTCCATCCATAATGCCGTTCCGCGCACCACCATCGGCTATGACGGAAGCCGCGTCGCCGTGGTTCCCATCACCGAACAGCTGCCGCCAACGCATGTCATGGCGCTCCGCCTGAAGCGCCATGCGCTGCGGCCGGCGGTGCAGACATTTGCCGATTACGCGC